One segment of Synechococcus sp. A15-24 DNA contains the following:
- a CDS encoding photosystem I reaction center subunit III (PsaF), with product MRRLFAALLSALLVFGFAPVAKADVAGLTPCSESARFQQRAAAATTPQAKARFEMYSQASCGDDGLPHLIVDGRWSHAGDFVYPGIMFLYVAGCIGWAGREYLKATRGKNAAMNEIQIDLGIAFKSLLAAATWPLAAFGEFTSGKLLEDDNKVTVSPR from the coding sequence ATGCGTCGTCTCTTCGCCGCCCTGCTCTCGGCCCTCCTGGTGTTCGGCTTCGCTCCCGTCGCCAAGGCTGATGTGGCCGGCCTGACCCCCTGCTCCGAAAGCGCCCGCTTCCAGCAGCGCGCCGCTGCTGCCACAACGCCCCAGGCCAAGGCTCGTTTCGAGATGTACAGCCAAGCTTCCTGCGGCGATGACGGCCTGCCCCACCTGATCGTTGATGGCCGCTGGAGCCATGCCGGTGATTTCGTTTACCCCGGAATCATGTTCCTCTACGTGGCCGGTTGCATCGGCTGGGCCGGCCGTGAGTACCTCAAGGCAACCCGGGGCAAGAACGCCGCGATGAATGAAATTCAGATCGACCTGGGCATTGCTTTCAAGAGCCTTCTTGCTGCAGCGACCTGGCCCCTGGCTGCCTTCGGTGAGTTCACCAGCGGAAAGCTGCTGGAGGACGACAACAAAGTGACCGTCTCCCCACGCTGA
- the psaJ gene encoding photosystem I reaction center subunit IX, with protein sequence MQKFLTTAPVVAAIWFTLTAGILIEWNRFFPDLLFHPM encoded by the coding sequence ATGCAGAAATTCCTCACCACCGCTCCAGTGGTCGCTGCCATCTGGTTCACCCTGACCGCCGGGATCCTGATCGAGTGGAACCGTTTCTTCCCCGACCTGCTCTTCCACCCCATGTGA
- the gmk gene encoding guanylate kinase, translating into MGTLTVITGPSGVGKGTLVQRLLARHPSIWVSVSATTRAPREGEREGESYFFHSRERFDALVQEGGLLEWAEFAGNCYGTPRDPVEQQLQAGRPVLLEIELEGARQVRRSFSKARQIFLSPPSFEELERRIRGRGTDSEEAIQRRLLRAREELSAQGEFDAVVVNDDLDQALLKLEGLMGLG; encoded by the coding sequence ATGGGCACCCTCACGGTGATCACCGGGCCGAGCGGCGTCGGTAAGGGAACGTTGGTGCAACGCCTCCTGGCGCGGCACCCCAGCATCTGGGTGTCAGTGTCGGCCACCACCCGTGCGCCTCGGGAGGGAGAGCGTGAGGGGGAGAGTTACTTCTTCCACAGCCGGGAGCGATTCGATGCCCTTGTTCAAGAGGGTGGATTGCTGGAGTGGGCTGAATTTGCCGGAAACTGCTACGGAACTCCCCGGGACCCTGTGGAGCAGCAGTTGCAGGCCGGGCGGCCTGTGCTGCTGGAGATCGAACTGGAGGGAGCGAGACAGGTGCGACGCAGCTTCTCCAAGGCCCGGCAGATCTTTTTGTCACCCCCCAGCTTTGAGGAACTCGAGCGTCGCATCCGCGGCCGTGGCACCGATTCAGAGGAAGCGATCCAGCGGCGTCTGCTGCGGGCTCGCGAGGAGCTAAGCGCTCAGGGTGAATTCGATGCTGTGGTGGTCAACGACGATCTTGACCAGGCGTTGCTGAAGCTGGAAGGGTTGATGGGGCTGGGTTGA
- a CDS encoding NFACT RNA binding domain-containing protein: MDLTTLRAVLSDLRPRLLPSRFEKAQQPDPATLQLGFRSLQGMLWLELSWQADAPRLVQIPPPPRQGAGSTLSQQIQHSLRQMALIELVQTGFERVVEFRMAPRPGDAIQRVLVLELMGRHSNLLLLDEQRQVVALGRQVRDHQSRVRPIGTGDAYLPPPPLQGQAPSSTEGFERWRDRIRLLPLPLRKALPQAYQGISPPLARQLAGELLTTSVEQLEQSAWCELHRHWQAWLACLEKEQFTLVLDAKGYQVWSSHPDQSGDAEGNEGNLALALGHWYRTRIDQRDLQRACDELRQRLSRWRSKEDLALEDQRRRLAACADSTDLQQQADALLCLPAPNRDEVDLAQKLYRRARKLRRSSNVLEERILHHNSRLQLINGSEAFIDDLQAAAWQPMAARLEALSDLRRELDELLNPVGRQERKQRQQQGTPQPLEVTSPSGLVLQVGRNHRQNDWISLRQARSGDLWFHAQECPGSHVVLKSSAGLADDDDLQLACDLASYFSRARGNVRVPVVMVPTDHLQRIAGAGPGTVRHSGGEVRWGEPLRAETRLSSLEASSLASSNG, encoded by the coding sequence ATGGACCTCACCACCCTGCGGGCGGTGCTGAGTGATCTTCGTCCCAGGCTGCTGCCCAGCCGGTTCGAAAAGGCTCAACAACCGGATCCAGCCACCCTGCAACTCGGGTTCCGCAGCCTGCAGGGCATGCTCTGGCTGGAGCTGAGCTGGCAAGCGGATGCTCCGCGATTGGTTCAGATACCACCGCCTCCGCGGCAGGGTGCCGGCAGCACCCTTTCACAGCAGATCCAGCACAGCCTCCGCCAGATGGCGCTGATCGAGCTGGTTCAAACGGGGTTCGAACGGGTGGTGGAGTTCCGGATGGCACCAAGGCCCGGCGATGCCATCCAGCGCGTGCTGGTGCTGGAACTGATGGGCCGCCACAGCAACCTGTTGCTGCTGGACGAGCAACGGCAGGTGGTTGCCCTGGGCCGTCAGGTGCGCGACCACCAGTCCCGGGTTCGTCCCATCGGAACCGGTGATGCTTACCTCCCCCCGCCACCCCTGCAGGGACAGGCCCCCAGTTCCACGGAAGGCTTTGAGCGCTGGCGAGACCGCATCCGCCTCCTGCCACTGCCCTTACGCAAGGCCCTGCCGCAGGCCTACCAAGGCATCAGTCCTCCCCTGGCCAGGCAACTGGCCGGGGAGCTGCTGACCACCTCAGTGGAGCAGCTTGAACAATCCGCATGGTGTGAGCTGCATCGCCATTGGCAGGCCTGGCTGGCCTGCCTCGAGAAGGAGCAATTCACACTTGTTCTTGATGCCAAGGGATATCAGGTCTGGTCGAGCCATCCTGATCAATCCGGCGACGCTGAAGGCAACGAAGGCAACCTGGCTCTCGCCCTGGGGCACTGGTATCGAACCCGGATTGACCAGCGCGATCTGCAGCGGGCCTGCGACGAGCTGCGTCAGCGTCTGAGCCGCTGGCGATCCAAGGAAGACCTGGCTCTGGAGGATCAGCGCAGGCGACTGGCCGCCTGCGCCGACAGCACCGATCTGCAGCAGCAGGCGGATGCCTTGCTCTGCCTGCCCGCGCCGAATCGCGACGAAGTGGATCTGGCCCAGAAGCTCTACCGACGGGCCCGCAAGCTGCGGCGATCCAGCAACGTTCTTGAGGAGCGCATCCTTCACCACAACAGTCGGCTGCAGCTGATCAACGGCAGCGAGGCCTTTATCGATGATCTGCAGGCGGCGGCCTGGCAACCCATGGCGGCACGCCTTGAAGCCCTCAGCGATCTACGGCGGGAACTGGACGAGCTGCTCAATCCGGTGGGACGCCAGGAGCGCAAGCAGCGCCAGCAACAGGGCACACCCCAACCCCTGGAAGTCACCAGCCCCAGTGGCCTTGTGCTGCAGGTGGGCCGCAACCATCGCCAGAACGACTGGATCAGCCTGCGCCAGGCCCGTAGCGGTGACCTCTGGTTTCATGCCCAGGAATGTCCCGGCAGCCATGTGGTGCTGAAAAGCTCGGCAGGTCTGGCGGATGACGACGATCTGCAGCTGGCCTGCGACCTGGCGTCGTATTTCAGCCGTGCTCGCGGCAACGTGCGAGTGCCCGTCGTGATGGTGCCAACGGATCATCTGCAGCGGATCGCCGGTGCAGGCCCAGGCACCGTTCGCCACAGCGGCGGTGAGGTGCGCTGGGGTGAGCCACTCCGTGCCGAGACCCGGCTCAGCAGCCTCGAGGCTTCTAGCCTGGCCAGCAGCAATGGCTGA
- the tatC gene encoding twin-arginine translocase subunit TatC has translation MPLVDHLEELRQRVLRSLLAVVVSALVCLLAVKPLVRLLEAPAQGIHFLQLAPGEFLFVSLKVAGYAGLTLALPYVLFQLLAFVLPGLTIRERRLIAPAVAGSAVLFLAGIAFAGWALVPAALRFLVNYGADVVEPLWSIERYLDFVLLLMLATGLAFQLPVLQLLLGVLGLVRWRTMLGAWRWVVVGSALAGAVLTPSTDPITMLLLAGAITALFLIGVGLMAFTESLRPETP, from the coding sequence ATGCCTCTGGTGGATCACCTCGAGGAACTGCGCCAGCGGGTGCTGCGCAGCTTGCTGGCGGTGGTCGTTTCAGCCCTGGTCTGTCTGTTGGCGGTGAAGCCATTGGTGCGGCTGCTGGAGGCTCCGGCCCAGGGAATTCACTTCCTGCAGTTGGCTCCTGGTGAATTCCTGTTCGTGTCGCTGAAGGTGGCCGGCTACGCCGGCCTCACGCTTGCCCTTCCCTATGTCTTGTTTCAGCTGCTGGCCTTTGTGCTCCCTGGACTGACGATTCGGGAACGTCGGCTGATCGCACCCGCGGTTGCTGGATCGGCGGTTTTGTTTCTGGCGGGGATTGCTTTTGCCGGGTGGGCCCTGGTCCCGGCAGCCCTGCGCTTTCTGGTGAACTACGGCGCCGATGTGGTGGAGCCGCTCTGGTCGATCGAGCGCTACCTGGATTTCGTTCTGTTGCTGATGCTGGCCACAGGCCTGGCCTTTCAATTGCCGGTGCTGCAGCTGTTGCTAGGCGTGTTGGGGCTGGTGCGCTGGCGCACCATGCTTGGGGCCTGGCGTTGGGTGGTGGTGGGCTCAGCCCTCGCCGGGGCCGTGCTGACCCCCTCAACCGACCCGATCACGATGCTGTTGTTGGCGGGCGCTATCACAGCCTTGTTCCTGATCGGCGTGGGGCTGATGGCATTCACCGAGAGCCTCAGACCAGAAACTCCCTGA
- a CDS encoding DUF3067 family protein: MLDLSTETPSDPLGVEELISCLRQRWRATYDLQLVVRRQRLYLQVMWAYLEQQSFPMDEVTYQEHLAEVLDVVNRLGLAAEVRQWITTTRDKPRLGKALSLQLRAEGPAAENLLREFLV, from the coding sequence GTGCTTGATCTCTCCACTGAAACCCCTTCGGATCCCCTCGGAGTTGAGGAGTTGATTAGCTGCCTACGCCAGCGCTGGCGGGCGACTTACGACCTTCAACTGGTGGTTCGACGGCAACGTTTGTACCTGCAGGTGATGTGGGCTTATTTGGAGCAACAGTCCTTTCCCATGGACGAAGTCACTTATCAGGAGCACCTGGCGGAAGTGCTGGATGTTGTGAATCGTCTTGGTTTGGCGGCTGAAGTGCGCCAATGGATCACCACCACCCGGGATAAACCACGTCTCGGCAAGGCCCTGAGCCTTCAGCTGCGAGCTGAAGGACCTGCGGCGGAGAACCTGCTCAGGGAGTTTCTGGTCTGA
- the petC gene encoding cytochrome b6-f complex iron-sulfur subunit, with translation MTQLSSSDVPGMGRRQFMNLLTFGSVTGVALGALYPVVNYFIPPRAAGAGGGTTAKDELGNAITATGWLSSHPEGDRSLVQGLKGDPTYLIVEGPDAIGSYGINAICTHLGCVVPWNSGANKFMCPCHGSQYDATGKVVRGPAPLSLALANVSVENDNVFVSQWTETDFRTGDKPWWA, from the coding sequence ATGACCCAACTTTCCTCGAGCGATGTGCCCGGAATGGGTCGTCGGCAGTTCATGAATCTGCTGACCTTCGGTTCCGTCACCGGAGTTGCCCTGGGTGCTCTCTACCCCGTCGTCAATTACTTCATTCCTCCCCGCGCCGCTGGAGCTGGCGGTGGCACCACTGCGAAGGATGAACTTGGCAATGCCATCACAGCCACCGGCTGGCTGTCCTCTCACCCTGAGGGTGATCGCAGTTTGGTCCAGGGCCTCAAGGGTGACCCCACATACCTGATTGTGGAAGGGCCCGATGCCATCGGTAGTTACGGCATCAACGCCATCTGCACCCACCTGGGCTGCGTGGTGCCCTGGAACAGCGGCGCCAACAAGTTCATGTGCCCATGCCACGGCAGTCAGTACGACGCCACCGGCAAGGTGGTTCGCGGCCCCGCACCCCTCTCCCTTGCTCTGGCCAACGTGAGCGTCGAGAACGACAACGTTTTTGTGAGCCAGTGGACTGAAACCGATTTCCGCACGGGCGATAAGCCCTGGTGGGCCTGA
- the petA gene encoding cytochrome f, which produces MRRHLSLLLGSLVLGLSLLIAPAASWAYPFWAQQNYDSPREATGKIVCANCHLAKKLTQAEVPQSVLPDTVFTASVKIPYEEGLQEIGADGSDVGLQVGAVVMLPDGFTLAPQDRWTDEMKEKTEGVYFSQYSDDQPNILLVGPIPGDQHQEVVFPLLSPDPATDSNIHFGKYQLHVGGNRGRGQVYPTGEKSNNAVYTAPASGSVAAIEDGDNGSSILTINTADGAAVTETIPVGPQLLVNVGDNVEAGAALTNDPNVGGFGQVDAEIVLQNPVRIYGLLAFFAAVALAQIMLVLKKRQIEKVQAAEGNF; this is translated from the coding sequence ATGCGTCGCCACCTTTCCCTTCTGCTCGGATCCCTGGTGCTCGGCCTGAGCCTGCTGATCGCCCCCGCCGCCAGTTGGGCCTACCCCTTCTGGGCTCAACAGAATTACGACAGCCCACGGGAAGCCACCGGCAAGATCGTCTGCGCCAACTGCCACCTGGCCAAGAAGCTGACCCAGGCTGAAGTTCCCCAGTCGGTGCTCCCCGACACGGTCTTCACTGCCAGCGTCAAGATCCCCTACGAGGAGGGTCTGCAGGAGATCGGCGCTGATGGCAGCGACGTGGGCCTTCAGGTCGGTGCGGTGGTGATGCTGCCTGATGGCTTCACCCTTGCGCCTCAGGATCGCTGGACTGATGAGATGAAGGAGAAGACCGAAGGGGTCTATTTCTCTCAGTACAGCGACGACCAACCCAACATTCTGCTGGTGGGTCCGATCCCCGGTGATCAGCACCAGGAAGTGGTCTTCCCGCTGCTGTCCCCCGACCCCGCCACCGACAGCAACATTCACTTCGGCAAGTATCAGCTCCATGTGGGCGGTAACCGTGGTCGCGGCCAGGTGTACCCCACCGGTGAAAAGAGCAACAACGCCGTTTACACAGCCCCTGCCTCAGGCTCTGTTGCAGCCATTGAGGATGGAGACAATGGCTCCAGCATCCTCACCATCAACACCGCTGATGGCGCGGCTGTGACGGAAACCATCCCCGTTGGTCCTCAGCTGCTTGTGAACGTTGGCGACAACGTTGAAGCCGGCGCTGCTCTGACCAACGATCCCAATGTGGGTGGCTTCGGCCAGGTTGATGCCGAGATCGTTCTGCAGAACCCCGTTCGGATCTATGGCCTGCTCGCTTTCTTCGCAGCTGTGGCCTTGGCCCAAATCATGCTGGTGCTGAAGAAAAGACAGATTGAAAAGGTTCAGGCTGCTGAGGGCAATTTCTGA
- the lgt gene encoding prolipoprotein diacylglyceryl transferase, translated as MFISPGPVLFQFGPLTLRWYGLLIATAVLIGLNLSSRLAQSRKLENGLISDLLPLLVLFSVIGARLYYVAFEWHNYANQPIKALAIWEGGIAIHGALIAGTLTLILFCRWRRQPFLDVLDVLVPSVALGQAIGRWGNFFNSEAFGVPTDLPWKLFIPYANRPVIYADAEFFHPTFLYESIWNLLLFVLLLVLFRWGSRERQNFPAGTLSCVYLIGYSLGRIWIEGLRIDPLCVGALPPACEGGVRIAQLMSAMLMVLGGLGLWWLNRRQQQLPTSTNR; from the coding sequence ATGTTCATATCACCAGGGCCCGTTCTGTTTCAGTTCGGGCCGCTCACCCTTCGCTGGTACGGACTGCTGATCGCCACGGCCGTGCTGATCGGATTGAATCTTTCCAGTCGCCTGGCGCAGTCCCGCAAGCTTGAGAACGGGTTGATCAGTGATCTTCTGCCCCTGCTGGTGTTGTTCTCTGTGATCGGAGCAAGGCTCTATTACGTCGCCTTTGAGTGGCATAACTACGCCAACCAGCCGATCAAGGCTTTAGCGATCTGGGAGGGAGGTATCGCCATCCACGGGGCACTGATCGCCGGAACTCTCACGCTGATCCTGTTCTGTCGCTGGCGTCGTCAGCCCTTTCTGGATGTTCTTGATGTGCTGGTGCCCTCTGTTGCGCTAGGGCAGGCCATCGGTCGATGGGGAAACTTCTTCAACTCCGAAGCCTTCGGTGTTCCGACGGATCTTCCCTGGAAGTTGTTCATTCCCTATGCCAATCGGCCCGTGATCTACGCCGACGCCGAGTTTTTCCACCCAACTTTCCTTTACGAGTCGATCTGGAATCTGCTGCTTTTTGTGCTGCTACTCGTCCTCTTCCGCTGGGGAAGTCGAGAGCGTCAGAACTTTCCAGCAGGAACTCTCAGCTGTGTGTATTTGATCGGCTACAGCCTCGGGCGCATCTGGATCGAAGGACTCCGCATCGATCCTCTCTGTGTGGGAGCGCTGCCACCGGCCTGTGAGGGTGGTGTTCGCATAGCCCAGTTGATGAGTGCCATGCTGATGGTTCTGGGTGGATTGGGATTGTGGTGGTTGAACCGGCGACAACAACAGCTGCCAACGTCAACCAACCGCTAA
- the cobM gene encoding precorrin-4 C(11)-methyltransferase yields the protein MVVEPATTTAANVNQPLTQPVCFVGGGPGAADLLTLRAAERIRQADVLIWTDSLVCPQITALAPDHCERIRTSTLTLEEVIPLLIDRQRQGAKVVRLHDGDTALYSAINEQICALNDADIPVELVPGVSAYQAAAAGLSSELTIPGVVQTIVLGRAGGRTGVPPSEELDRLAGLGASLCLYLSARHIDDVQATLQRHYPDDTPVAIAYRVSWPDEWMSVVPLAQMAAASKERQLIRTTLYIISPALNGGRQRSRLYSPDHDHLFRQRH from the coding sequence GTGGTGGTTGAACCGGCGACAACAACAGCTGCCAACGTCAACCAACCGCTAACTCAACCCGTTTGTTTTGTAGGGGGAGGTCCTGGTGCAGCAGACCTGCTCACCCTTCGTGCCGCTGAACGCATCCGTCAGGCTGATGTTCTGATCTGGACTGACTCTCTGGTTTGCCCCCAGATCACAGCGCTTGCTCCTGATCATTGCGAAAGGATCCGTACCAGCACACTGACGCTAGAAGAGGTGATCCCCCTGCTGATCGATCGACAACGACAGGGGGCGAAGGTCGTGCGTCTGCACGACGGTGACACCGCCCTGTACAGCGCGATCAACGAACAGATCTGTGCTCTGAATGACGCCGATATTCCGGTGGAATTGGTCCCCGGAGTGAGTGCCTATCAAGCGGCCGCGGCGGGGCTCTCCAGCGAACTCACCATTCCCGGAGTGGTTCAGACGATTGTTCTTGGTCGCGCCGGGGGCCGCACGGGGGTTCCGCCGTCAGAAGAGCTCGATCGGCTCGCAGGGCTCGGCGCCAGCCTTTGCCTTTATCTCAGTGCCCGTCATATCGACGACGTGCAGGCCACCCTTCAACGGCACTACCCCGACGACACCCCGGTGGCCATTGCCTACCGCGTGAGCTGGCCGGATGAGTGGATGTCTGTGGTTCCTCTTGCGCAGATGGCCGCTGCCAGCAAGGAGCGCCAACTGATCCGCACAACCCTTTACATCATCAGTCCGGCACTCAACGGAGGTCGGCAAAGGTCCCGTTTGTATTCACCAGATCACGACCACCTGTTCCGACAAAGACACTGA
- a CDS encoding helix-turn-helix transcriptional regulator: protein MNGSEPKTNTTQPSGIDAVGAAIRQGRESRSISRDALAQRLHMGCEQLEALEQGDRHRLPEPVFIKAMVRRLASHLELDADSLVAQLGPVLSRPPTANTTPPAQSAAEQSSGTPWLAILISLLALIGIGSWARRLLPNTSSAAISQRATIKAFPETVKQTPAELPQKADQIVAAETTASITLDCTEPCWIALRRDGTVEFEGMLETSRTVENSEGVEIYPGRPDLVTLRRAGDEPITLGGINDLRWYSLNPER, encoded by the coding sequence ATGAACGGAAGCGAACCCAAGACAAACACCACTCAGCCCTCCGGCATCGACGCTGTGGGTGCTGCGATCCGTCAGGGGCGCGAATCCCGTTCAATCAGTCGCGATGCCCTGGCCCAGCGGTTGCACATGGGCTGTGAGCAACTGGAGGCTCTGGAGCAAGGGGATCGCCACCGTTTACCGGAGCCTGTGTTCATCAAGGCGATGGTGCGACGGCTTGCCAGTCACCTGGAACTTGATGCCGATTCTTTGGTGGCGCAACTCGGGCCTGTTTTAAGTCGTCCCCCAACTGCCAACACGACTCCGCCCGCACAATCAGCCGCCGAACAGTCCTCCGGAACACCATGGCTCGCCATACTGATATCGCTTCTGGCATTGATCGGCATCGGTAGCTGGGCCCGTCGTCTGCTACCCAACACCAGCAGTGCTGCTATAAGCCAAAGAGCCACCATCAAGGCCTTTCCGGAAACGGTGAAGCAAACCCCGGCTGAACTGCCTCAAAAGGCGGATCAGATCGTTGCAGCTGAGACCACCGCTTCGATCACCCTTGACTGCACAGAACCGTGTTGGATCGCCCTGCGGCGGGATGGAACTGTTGAATTCGAGGGGATGCTGGAGACATCCAGAACAGTGGAGAACTCCGAAGGCGTTGAGATCTATCCCGGTCGTCCGGATCTGGTGACGCTGCGTCGAGCTGGAGACGAACCGATCACCCTCGGCGGCATCAACGACCTGCGCTGGTACTCGCTCAACCCTGAACGCTGA
- a CDS encoding Ppx/GppA phosphatase family protein, translating into MLDAVSESEAPAGSQPTRSSAQTRRVAAIDIGTNSTHLLVASVDTTLGTFSIEQAEKSTTRLGERDPDSGELTSAGMQRGYETLRRFRDLAISHDVEQIVTAATSAVREAPNGREFLQSIQDGLGMDVDLVSGPEEARLIYLGVLSGMSFGDRPHLLLDIGGGSTELILADGRDARALTSTRVGAVRLQRDFVKDDPIPPQRRSFLQAFIQGSLEPAVDKVHRRIKPGEIPVLVATSGTAMAIGALAASEDDRPPLKLHGYRVSRQRLDRVVEKLVTMTPEQRRDLSPINDRRAEIIVPGALILQTTMQMLGVDELVLSERALREGLIVDWMLRHGLLEDRFSFQSSIRQRTVIHQVQRFAVNQRRAERVATHALSLYDATEGLMHQDDGQGRELLWAAAMLHACGQHINLSAYHKHSWYLIRHGELLGYSEAEHLMVAAIARYHRRSLPKKRHESWQALVTRDNRRRVSEMALLLRLASALDRRPEPVVASLRVNTTPDVLDLVLVPERLNQNLSLEQWSLESCAEVVREASGVKLRVSVQG; encoded by the coding sequence ATGCTGGACGCTGTGTCTGAATCAGAGGCTCCGGCAGGGTCGCAACCGACGAGATCGTCGGCCCAGACCCGCCGGGTGGCCGCCATCGACATCGGCACCAACTCCACTCATCTGCTGGTGGCCTCCGTTGACACCACCCTGGGCACCTTCAGCATCGAACAAGCGGAGAAGTCGACCACACGACTCGGGGAGCGGGATCCGGATAGCGGCGAACTCACGTCGGCGGGTATGCAGCGCGGCTACGAAACGCTGCGGCGTTTCCGAGACCTGGCGATCAGTCACGACGTTGAGCAGATCGTGACCGCAGCCACCAGCGCCGTGCGGGAGGCTCCCAATGGTCGGGAGTTTCTCCAGAGCATCCAGGACGGTCTCGGCATGGATGTGGACCTGGTCAGTGGCCCGGAGGAGGCCCGTCTGATCTATCTCGGGGTGCTGTCCGGTATGTCCTTCGGAGATCGCCCCCACCTGCTTCTGGACATCGGTGGCGGATCGACGGAACTGATCCTGGCCGATGGACGCGATGCCCGAGCCCTCACCAGCACCCGGGTGGGTGCGGTGCGGTTGCAACGGGATTTCGTCAAGGACGATCCAATCCCCCCCCAGCGTCGTTCGTTCCTGCAGGCCTTCATCCAGGGCTCCCTGGAGCCGGCCGTCGACAAGGTGCACCGGCGGATCAAACCCGGGGAAATTCCTGTTTTAGTGGCCACAAGCGGCACGGCCATGGCCATCGGGGCACTGGCGGCTAGTGAGGACGATCGCCCTCCGTTGAAACTGCACGGCTATCGGGTGTCGCGGCAGCGGCTTGATCGGGTGGTCGAGAAGCTGGTGACGATGACTCCGGAGCAGCGACGGGATCTATCGCCGATCAATGACCGAAGGGCCGAAATCATCGTGCCCGGGGCCCTGATTCTGCAGACCACCATGCAAATGCTCGGCGTGGATGAACTCGTTCTCAGTGAACGGGCGCTGCGGGAGGGACTGATCGTTGATTGGATGCTGCGCCATGGCCTGCTTGAGGACCGCTTCAGTTTTCAGAGCAGCATTCGGCAGCGCACGGTGATTCATCAGGTGCAGCGCTTTGCAGTGAACCAGCGGCGAGCCGAACGGGTCGCCACTCATGCCCTGAGTTTGTATGACGCCACGGAGGGCCTGATGCACCAGGACGATGGCCAGGGACGTGAGTTGCTCTGGGCTGCCGCGATGCTTCATGCCTGCGGACAGCACATCAACCTCAGTGCGTATCACAAGCACTCCTGGTACTTGATCCGTCATGGTGAGCTTCTTGGCTATTCCGAGGCGGAGCATCTGATGGTGGCGGCGATTGCCCGCTATCACCGCCGCAGTCTTCCCAAGAAACGGCATGAGTCCTGGCAGGCGCTGGTGACGCGTGACAACCGTCGTCGCGTCAGCGAAATGGCTCTGCTGTTGCGTTTGGCCTCAGCCCTTGACCGTCGACCAGAGCCTGTGGTGGCGTCGTTGCGGGTGAACACCACACCGGATGTGCTCGATCTGGTGCTTGTGCCGGAGCGACTCAACCAGAACCTGAGCCTGGAGCAGTGGAGTCTGGAAAGCTGCGCGGAAGTGGTTCGTGAGGCTTCCGGAGTGAAACTTCGGGTCAGCGTTCAGGGTTGA
- a CDS encoding 4-hydroxybenzoate polyprenyltransferase produces MDSIRERLGPWLELLRWTKPTGRLILLIPAGWSLWLSPSAPPELDLLLQIVVGGLAVSGAGCIANDLWDRRFDGRVERTKQRPLARGAIRPTSALVLLIVLLSLSLAVVLSLDEASRQLCLLLSIGALPAILLYPSAKRWFAYPQAVLAFCWGFAVLIPWAAAERSLTLQPALIGCWLATLLWTFGFDTVYAMADRRDDAFIGLNSSALSLGNRAVVTVRACYVLTVVALGVAAASAGVHPLFWIFWLGASLLMQISCQSLNHRNATMASFGLHFRRQVQLGSLLLLGLIVSRGLSG; encoded by the coding sequence GTGGACAGCATTCGTGAACGCCTTGGCCCCTGGCTTGAACTGCTGCGCTGGACCAAGCCGACGGGTCGCCTAATCCTGTTGATTCCCGCCGGCTGGAGCCTTTGGTTGTCCCCCTCAGCACCGCCGGAACTGGATCTGCTTCTGCAGATCGTGGTTGGTGGCCTGGCTGTGAGTGGTGCCGGCTGCATCGCCAACGATCTCTGGGACCGCCGTTTTGATGGCCGGGTGGAACGGACCAAACAGCGTCCCCTGGCCAGGGGTGCGATCCGGCCGACATCAGCCCTAGTGCTGTTGATCGTTCTGCTGTCCCTCAGCCTTGCCGTGGTTCTCAGCCTTGATGAAGCCAGCCGGCAGCTATGCCTGCTGCTCTCCATCGGCGCCCTGCCAGCGATCCTGCTCTATCCCTCCGCCAAGCGCTGGTTCGCCTACCCCCAGGCGGTGCTGGCCTTCTGCTGGGGCTTTGCCGTGCTGATCCCCTGGGCTGCAGCTGAACGGAGCCTGACCCTGCAGCCGGCCCTGATCGGTTGTTGGCTGGCCACGCTTCTGTGGACCTTTGGCTTCGACACGGTTTATGCCATGGCCGACCGCCGTGATGATGCGTTCATCGGTCTCAACAGCAGTGCATTGAGCCTGGGGAACCGAGCCGTCGTCACCGTCAGAGCCTGTTACGTGTTGACGGTCGTCGCTCTTGGGGTGGCCGCCGCCAGCGCAGGGGTTCATCCACTGTTCTGGATCTTCTGGCTCGGCGCCTCCCTGCTGATGCAGATCAGTTGCCAATCCTTGAATCACAGGAACGCCACCATGGCCAGCTTTGGCCTGCACTTCCGCCGTCAGGTCCAGCTGGGCAGCCTGCTGCTGCTGGGGCTGATCGTGAGCCGCGGGCTATCCGGATGA